In Bifidobacterium actinocoloniiforme DSM 22766, a genomic segment contains:
- a CDS encoding helix-turn-helix domain-containing protein — translation MPRQLFTDEEWAAYALDFGRNLRRLRAERGLSQEELAAAAGLSRSQCQRLESGANRSGQPSNPSLRNLLSLAEALSIDLDTLIPEPSHKNEAR, via the coding sequence ATGCCACGACAGCTATTCACTGATGAGGAATGGGCGGCGTATGCACTGGACTTTGGACGGAACCTTCGCCGCTTGCGCGCCGAGCGCGGGCTCAGCCAGGAGGAGCTTGCTGCAGCGGCTGGTCTGAGTCGCTCACAGTGCCAACGGCTGGAATCCGGGGCCAACCGCAGCGGGCAGCCCAGCAACCCCAGCTTGCGCAACCTGCTGAGCCTGGCCGAAGCCCTCTCTATCGACCTGGATACGCTCATCCCTGAGCCTTCGCACAAGAACGAAGCCCGATAA
- a CDS encoding SprT family zinc-dependent metalloprotease: MPLTPDQSRPRRGGRGEFSRRWIDVDGQRALLIRKRVKNVYLRVKPPEGRIEVTAPARLPEAEIRRFVSSRMAWVEGARERIARSRRALGGGSGAVASRAEGSERERPAARGEHDEQERLRQARGILSGQLPGLLDRWVPVVGRGPTSITLRRMTTRWGSCTPASGRIRLNLELAWLEPRFLEYVLVHELTHLRASGHGARFQGLMDSYLPGWREVRRELNRYVIV, translated from the coding sequence ATGCCTCTTACTCCTGATCAAAGTCGGCCCAGGCGAGGGGGCCGTGGCGAGTTCTCCCGCCGGTGGATCGATGTGGACGGCCAGCGGGCGCTGCTGATTCGCAAGCGAGTGAAGAACGTCTACTTGCGCGTTAAACCGCCGGAGGGGCGGATTGAAGTGACCGCGCCGGCCCGCCTGCCTGAGGCTGAAATCCGACGGTTCGTTAGTTCCCGGATGGCTTGGGTGGAAGGGGCGCGCGAGCGGATCGCGCGTTCGCGGCGGGCGCTTGGTGGCGGTTCGGGTGCCGTGGCCAGCCGTGCTGAAGGTTCGGAAAGGGAGAGGCCTGCCGCCCGGGGTGAGCATGACGAGCAGGAGCGGCTGCGGCAGGCGCGCGGGATCCTGTCCGGCCAGTTGCCCGGTCTGCTGGACAGGTGGGTGCCCGTGGTGGGTCGGGGGCCCACGTCGATCACCCTGCGGAGAATGACGACTCGCTGGGGCTCATGTACGCCGGCTAGCGGGCGGATTCGGCTGAATCTGGAACTCGCATGGCTGGAGCCCCGGTTTCTGGAGTATGTCCTGGTCCATGAGCTGACACACCTGCGGGCATCGGGGCATGGGGCTCGGTTCCAAGGGCTGATGGACTCCTACTTGCCTGGATGGCGGGAGGTGCGGCGGGAGCTCAACCGGTATGTCATCGTCTGA
- a CDS encoding SDR family oxidoreductase: MTNQSKDVKRAVVTGASSGIGAASARALVAAGWQVVGLARREDRLKELSDELAGAFSYRVCDVTDEASTQAAVEGILGAGPVKALVNCAGGAIGKDPVAASNLDDWRSMYELNVLGTLRITQKLLPALKEAEGTVLVISSTAGIEPYEGGGGYCAAKAAERVMARILRLELIGQPVRVIDIAPGMVHTDEFAVKRFGGDQAKAQAVYAGVPDPLTAEDVAGCVQWALDQPDTVDIDQIVVRPRAEGSYTKVYRQGS, from the coding sequence ATGACGAACCAGAGTAAGGATGTGAAGCGGGCGGTTGTGACCGGCGCTTCCAGCGGGATCGGGGCCGCTTCGGCCCGGGCCCTGGTGGCGGCTGGCTGGCAGGTCGTGGGCCTGGCCCGGCGAGAGGACCGTCTCAAGGAGCTGTCTGACGAGCTGGCCGGTGCTTTCTCCTACCGGGTGTGCGACGTGACCGATGAGGCCTCCACTCAGGCGGCTGTGGAGGGAATCCTCGGGGCGGGGCCGGTTAAAGCGCTGGTCAACTGCGCCGGCGGAGCGATTGGCAAGGACCCTGTGGCCGCTTCCAACCTTGATGACTGGCGGTCCATGTACGAGCTCAACGTGCTGGGCACTCTGCGGATTACCCAAAAGCTTTTGCCGGCGCTGAAGGAAGCTGAGGGCACGGTCCTGGTCATTTCCTCGACCGCTGGCATCGAGCCTTATGAGGGCGGCGGTGGCTATTGCGCCGCCAAGGCGGCTGAGCGCGTCATGGCTCGAATCCTGCGCTTGGAGTTGATTGGACAGCCGGTTCGGGTGATAGACATCGCTCCGGGCATGGTTCACACCGACGAGTTCGCTGTCAAACGCTTCGGTGGAGACCAGGCCAAGGCCCAGGCCGTCTACGCTGGCGTGCCTGACCCTCTGACAGCAGAAGACGTAGCTGGCTGCGTTCAGTGGGCTTTGGACCAGCCTGACACCGTGGATATCGACCAAATCGTGGTCCGCCCTCGGGCCGAGGGCTCCTACACCAAGGTTTACCGCCAGGGGTCTTAA
- a CDS encoding Dps family protein — MALEFTVPGLDAATCEKIVAILQSRLSNEQECALLLKHAHWNMKGKNFIGIHEMMDPEVDSVLAMADETAERIATLGGQADGRPDDIIKNRTWKGLDLAGRQEALDYLKAMDAYYSEFIKADREAIKQLDDLDVISSNIVQDHVQELEHFQWFMRSHLI, encoded by the coding sequence ATGGCATTGGAATTCACCGTTCCCGGGCTCGACGCAGCCACCTGCGAGAAAATCGTTGCAATCTTGCAGAGCCGCCTGAGCAATGAGCAGGAATGCGCTCTGCTGCTCAAGCACGCTCACTGGAACATGAAGGGGAAGAACTTCATTGGCATCCACGAAATGATGGACCCGGAGGTCGACTCGGTGCTGGCTATGGCCGACGAGACAGCCGAGCGCATCGCCACTCTGGGCGGCCAAGCGGATGGACGTCCCGACGACATCATTAAGAACCGCACCTGGAAGGGCCTGGACCTCGCTGGCCGCCAGGAGGCCCTGGACTACCTGAAGGCCATGGACGCCTACTACAGCGAGTTCATCAAGGCTGACCGCGAAGCCATCAAGCAGCTCGACGACCTGGATGTGATTTCCTCGAACATCGTCCAGGACCACGTGCAGGAGCTTGAGCACTTCCAGTGGTTCATGCGCAGCCATCTGATCTGA
- a CDS encoding hemolysin family protein has product MALWLNILLVFVFLLIGSIFSGTELALVSLRGSQLDQMEQEDARGARVAKIARDPNTFLSTVQIGVTLSGFLSASFGASSIAPSVIPLVRSWGVPASLASTLTTIVLTLIISYFSIVISELVPKRIAMQRGEQIARAVVPAIDVFSTVCKPLIWLIAKNTNGLVRLLGFDPQQTDTEVSDDELRVLVSSNTNLSKDERIILGDVFDASETSVAEVMRPRADVVFISADMSLREAAAFVRKEPYSRYPVTGRDFDDVLGFVHVRDLLDVRDPQAKTVADVTRPGISLPGTSKLLPSLEKLRKRGIHLAVVIDEYGGTDGIVTLEDMTEELVGDIRDEYDLPEEKGGPRPNRTAFVGGVATVEGGMTIEDFADLTGIELEDGPYETVAGYFQAHTGKLGEPGDVLRSDDGYDMIVASMDGRRIETVQVRKREGEGKGEKDGGSEAPDDDQAESAAGKAGNASEAGGASGKADKDR; this is encoded by the coding sequence ATGGCACTCTGGCTGAACATCCTGTTGGTTTTCGTCTTTCTGCTGATTGGGTCCATCTTTTCGGGCACTGAACTGGCGCTGGTCTCTTTGCGCGGCTCGCAGCTGGATCAGATGGAGCAGGAGGATGCGCGGGGCGCGCGCGTGGCGAAAATCGCCCGTGACCCCAACACCTTCCTGTCCACCGTGCAGATAGGTGTGACCCTTTCCGGCTTCCTTTCGGCTTCCTTCGGCGCCTCTTCGATTGCGCCTTCGGTGATTCCGCTGGTGCGCTCCTGGGGGGTGCCCGCCAGCCTGGCTTCGACGCTGACGACAATTGTGCTGACCCTGATCATCTCTTACTTCTCGATCGTCATCTCCGAGCTGGTGCCCAAGCGCATCGCCATGCAGCGCGGCGAACAGATCGCGCGGGCCGTGGTGCCGGCCATCGACGTGTTCTCCACCGTTTGCAAGCCGCTCATCTGGCTGATCGCCAAGAACACCAACGGCCTGGTCCGCCTCTTGGGCTTCGACCCACAGCAGACCGACACCGAGGTCTCCGACGACGAGCTGCGCGTCCTGGTTTCGTCCAACACGAACCTCAGCAAGGACGAGCGGATCATCCTAGGCGACGTGTTCGACGCCTCCGAGACCTCCGTGGCCGAAGTAATGCGTCCTCGGGCCGACGTGGTCTTCATCAGCGCTGACATGAGCCTGCGCGAGGCCGCCGCATTCGTGCGCAAGGAGCCGTATTCCCGCTACCCGGTGACCGGCCGGGACTTCGATGACGTGCTCGGTTTCGTCCACGTGCGCGACCTGCTGGACGTGCGCGACCCCCAGGCGAAGACCGTAGCCGACGTGACCCGCCCTGGCATCTCCCTGCCTGGCACCTCCAAGCTCCTGCCCAGCCTGGAGAAGCTACGCAAGCGGGGCATCCATTTGGCCGTGGTCATCGACGAATACGGCGGCACCGACGGCATCGTCACTTTGGAGGATATGACTGAGGAGCTGGTGGGCGACATCCGCGACGAATACGACCTGCCGGAGGAGAAAGGCGGTCCCAGGCCCAATCGCACCGCTTTCGTGGGCGGCGTGGCCACAGTGGAAGGAGGCATGACAATCGAGGATTTCGCTGACCTGACCGGCATTGAGCTTGAGGACGGACCCTACGAGACGGTGGCTGGCTACTTCCAGGCCCACACCGGCAAGCTGGGTGAGCCAGGCGATGTCCTGCGCTCCGACGACGGCTACGACATGATCGTGGCCAGCATGGATGGCCGGCGGATCGAAACCGTCCAAGTGCGCAAACGCGAAGGAGAGGGAAAGGGCGAGAAAGACGGTGGGAGCGAGGCGCCTGACGACGACCAGGCGGAATCAGCGGCCGGTAAGGCAGGCAACGCGAGCGAAGCGGGCGGCGCCAGCGGCAAGGCTGACAAGGACCGATAG